From Spartinivicinus ruber, the proteins below share one genomic window:
- a CDS encoding DUF2167 domain-containing protein has product MTITVKTFLSFLILVLSKFSFANGKEELSPEQEKYVAWAKNIWESLNRQTGKVKLPGASATLNVPEDFYYLNPQDAEKVLVEVWGNPPGQTTLGMLLPADITPFDSGSWAVTIEYEEDGYVSDEDADDIDYTKLLQQMKQDTRAASEERAKQGYESIELIGWAANPYYDKTSHKLHWAKEIKFGDGQDGNTLNYNIRVLGRKGVLVLNFIAGMEQKPLIESKLDSVLALAEFDQDAKYSDFNPDIDKVAAYGLGALVAGKVLAKTGLLAAVLLFLKKFGVFILLGIGTLFKSVFSRKNP; this is encoded by the coding sequence ATGACAATCACAGTAAAAACTTTTCTTAGCTTTTTAATTTTAGTCTTATCAAAATTTTCTTTTGCCAACGGTAAAGAGGAGTTATCTCCAGAACAAGAAAAGTATGTTGCTTGGGCAAAAAATATTTGGGAATCTCTTAACAGACAAACAGGTAAAGTTAAATTACCTGGTGCCTCAGCCACTTTAAATGTACCAGAGGACTTTTATTATCTGAATCCCCAGGATGCAGAAAAAGTTTTAGTCGAAGTTTGGGGCAACCCCCCTGGCCAAACCACATTGGGCATGCTACTCCCTGCTGATATAACTCCTTTTGATAGTGGCTCTTGGGCAGTGACTATTGAGTATGAAGAAGATGGCTATGTGTCAGATGAAGATGCCGATGATATTGATTACACTAAGCTGCTTCAGCAAATGAAGCAGGATACCCGGGCAGCCAGTGAAGAACGAGCTAAGCAAGGTTATGAGTCCATCGAGTTAATTGGTTGGGCTGCAAATCCCTACTATGATAAAACATCTCATAAACTCCATTGGGCAAAGGAAATTAAGTTTGGTGATGGTCAAGATGGCAATACACTTAACTACAATATTCGTGTGCTAGGTAGAAAAGGCGTATTAGTACTGAATTTTATCGCCGGCATGGAACAGAAACCTTTGATTGAGTCCAAATTAGATTCTGTATTAGCCCTAGCAGAATTTGATCAAGATGCCAAGTATAGTGACTTTAATCCTGATATTGATAAAGTTGCTGCGTATGGCTTAGGTGCCTTAGTTGCTGGAAAGGTTTTAGCTAAAACTGGTTTGCTTGCTGCAGTTTTATTATTCCTTAAAAAGTTTGGTGTTTTTATCCTGCTAGGTATTGGTACTTTATTTAAGTCTGTTTTTTCACGAAAAAATCCCTAG
- a CDS encoding IS630 family transposase, whose protein sequence is MARIASIPDELYDYDFDALLNREPHPRTRLRLLAMAHLQAGWSQTEIARALRKSNNTIQDWLNRFRRDGLEGLYEQPGRGKKPFLCPSQYNEFKAAVITLQNHRQGGRVQGKDIQQLLLEQFNIDYSLSSIYEVLHKAGLSWITSRSKHPNHSPDKQQAFKKTLKKRP, encoded by the coding sequence ATGGCAAGGATTGCTTCTATTCCAGATGAATTGTATGACTACGACTTTGATGCCTTACTGAACAGAGAGCCACATCCAAGAACACGGCTTCGCTTATTAGCGATGGCTCATTTACAAGCAGGTTGGTCTCAAACTGAAATAGCACGAGCATTAAGGAAATCAAACAATACCATTCAGGACTGGCTCAACCGTTTTAGACGAGATGGCCTTGAAGGACTTTATGAACAACCCGGTAGAGGAAAAAAACCGTTTCTTTGTCCTTCACAATATAATGAATTTAAAGCAGCGGTTATTACCTTACAAAACCATCGTCAAGGCGGTAGAGTTCAGGGTAAAGACATACAACAGTTGCTGCTGGAACAATTTAATATAGACTACAGCTTAAGTAGTATTTATGAGGTATTGCATAAAGCAGGACTTTCTTGGATTACATCAAGATCTAAACATCCTAATCATAGCCCAGATAAACAGCAAGCATTTAAAAAAACTTTGAAAAAGAGGCCTTAA
- a CDS encoding RNA recognition motif domain-containing protein, with the protein MKMYVGNLSYNVTAEDLKETFSAYGTVADVTLITDRDSGQSKGFGFVEMENNSEADAAIKGLNGSNLQGRDMKVNQAQPKSNSRPQRRPRY; encoded by the coding sequence ATGAAAATGTACGTTGGCAACCTGTCATACAATGTCACAGCCGAAGATTTAAAAGAAACCTTTTCCGCTTATGGTACCGTAGCAGATGTAACGCTGATTACTGACCGGGATTCTGGCCAGTCTAAAGGCTTTGGCTTTGTCGAAATGGAGAATAACTCAGAAGCGGACGCCGCCATCAAAGGCTTGAATGGTAGTAACTTGCAAGGCCGGGATATGAAAGTGAATCAGGCTCAACCAAAATCTAACAGCCGCCCACAGCGTAGACCTAGGTATTAG
- a CDS encoding DUF4234 domain-containing protein, which produces MSVDQSPYSVPNTNLEADSSKDNGILQLPRLSAWAVFLLAIFTCGIYVYVWLYTRTKVINTVCSNKKISTELTNTAISICIIDYLMTIYMMVFVESTNNGLIMLENLIGIGSIISTFIWIYAIRDRLHIIENVSKDSEFWIGGGLTFLFGVIYLQCKINQMIDGRQS; this is translated from the coding sequence ATGAGTGTTGATCAAAGTCCTTATTCAGTTCCTAATACCAATCTAGAAGCTGACTCCTCAAAAGATAATGGAATATTGCAGTTACCAAGACTCAGTGCATGGGCAGTATTTTTATTAGCAATTTTTACATGTGGTATTTACGTCTATGTTTGGTTGTATACAAGGACAAAAGTAATCAATACTGTTTGTAGTAATAAAAAAATTTCAACTGAGCTAACAAATACAGCTATTTCGATATGTATAATTGACTACCTAATGACTATTTATATGATGGTTTTTGTGGAAAGTACTAACAACGGCTTAATCATGCTAGAAAACCTAATTGGTATAGGCTCAATAATTAGTACATTTATTTGGATATATGCGATTAGAGATAGACTGCATATTATTGAAAATGTTTCTAAAGATAGCGAATTTTGGATAGGTGGAGGATTAACCTTTTTATTTGGTGTTATTTATCTACAATGTAAGATCAACCAAATGATTGATGGTAGACAATCTTAA
- a CDS encoding substrate-binding periplasmic protein: MTLIAFSNPINGASLFKVNTSIKPPFSTEDQKGFFDYLLKELFNRLDIKVELIRLPAERALHMANDGVSDGEIPRIAGLQKKYQNLIQVPESVIDYHFVGFMRQPVITDMKWGSLKSVKVGMIIGWKIYENNVPPSAEITKVSSPKQLMQMANYGRVDIALYERYAGRYIIKHHHFKLLAESKPPLAIKPMFLYVHNKHKAIVNLLAKALRKMKTDGTWHKIANDTLH; this comes from the coding sequence TTGACTCTTATAGCGTTTTCTAATCCTATTAACGGGGCTAGTTTATTTAAGGTTAACACTTCAATTAAACCACCATTTTCAACTGAAGATCAAAAAGGTTTTTTTGATTATTTGCTCAAAGAGTTATTTAACCGGTTAGACATTAAAGTTGAGTTGATCAGGTTGCCAGCGGAAAGAGCTTTGCATATGGCAAATGATGGGGTGAGTGATGGTGAAATCCCACGAATAGCAGGACTACAGAAAAAGTATCAAAACCTGATACAAGTTCCTGAGTCAGTAATTGACTATCACTTTGTAGGTTTTATGCGGCAACCTGTTATTACTGACATGAAATGGGGTTCACTCAAATCAGTAAAGGTCGGAATGATTATTGGTTGGAAAATTTATGAAAATAATGTCCCTCCTAGCGCTGAAATTACTAAAGTATCTTCTCCTAAACAATTAATGCAAATGGCTAACTATGGAAGGGTTGATATTGCATTATATGAGCGTTATGCCGGTAGGTATATTATTAAACATCATCATTTCAAATTACTTGCTGAAAGTAAACCACCGCTCGCCATTAAGCCAATGTTTCTTTATGTGCACAATAAACACAAAGCAATAGTAAATCTTCTAGCCAAGGCATTGCGCAAAATGAAAACTGATGGAACTTGGCACAAAATTGCAAATGATACATTGCATTAA
- a CDS encoding tyrosine-type recombinase/integrase, protein MSEIDEIIKNIEAPAGLELRVLKSTVSCRIYFSYKGVKCRETITCRKISKLETPTHKKHFTNDIKKDIVYADSKRGSIIYEIQRRTFKYSNHFPDSKRCALFGETYHDSVTVGDLLEEYLQKVDKLKEKSTARNYTKSITGQLMPYFRDTPVQELKPKHIREWMYNKSLSCKRKTIVNNLIPLKQVLKQAVADKVILRSPLDDIDIDQEIVKEAKESEYECDPFNIKEIEQILSHMDGQVRNIFTTAFFTGMRTSELIGLTWEKVNFREGYILVDQANYTLNKDAYVFHHPTQNKPWANDKQLRMTGWMPAMKRSGVRYNPYQTRHSFACLMIAQNENLFWLAGQLGHKGIEMLNRHYGAFIEQSGERYQPKQGFADVSAKLF, encoded by the coding sequence ATTTTTCTTACAAAGGAGTCAAATGCCGCGAAACGATTACATGCAGAAAAATATCTAAGTTAGAAACACCTACCCACAAGAAGCACTTTACTAATGATATCAAGAAAGACATTGTTTATGCCGACAGTAAACGTGGGTCAATAATTTACGAAATTCAGCGTCGAACATTTAAGTACTCCAACCACTTTCCTGATTCAAAACGATGCGCCCTGTTCGGTGAAACATACCATGACAGTGTTACTGTAGGAGACTTGCTGGAAGAGTACTTGCAAAAAGTTGATAAGCTTAAGGAGAAAAGCACGGCTCGAAATTACACAAAGTCTATTACAGGTCAACTGATGCCCTACTTCCGTGATACACCTGTTCAGGAGCTTAAGCCAAAACACATAAGGGAGTGGATGTATAATAAAAGCTTGTCTTGTAAGCGTAAAACCATTGTTAACAACCTAATTCCCCTTAAGCAGGTACTTAAGCAGGCTGTTGCAGATAAAGTCATACTGCGTAGCCCTCTTGACGACATTGATATTGACCAGGAGATTGTCAAGGAAGCCAAAGAAAGTGAGTATGAATGCGATCCATTCAACATCAAGGAAATTGAGCAAATCTTATCTCATATGGATGGCCAGGTTAGAAATATTTTTACAACAGCTTTCTTCACTGGCATGCGTACTAGCGAACTGATCGGACTTACTTGGGAAAAAGTAAACTTTAGAGAAGGCTATATCCTCGTAGACCAGGCTAACTATACGCTTAACAAAGATGCCTATGTATTCCACCACCCCACCCAAAATAAGCCATGGGCAAATGATAAACAACTAAGGATGACAGGTTGGATGCCAGCCATGAAAAGGTCAGGTGTACGATATAACCCTTACCAAACAAGGCATAGCTTTGCCTGTCTGATGATTGCTCAAAATGAAAACCTATTCTGGCTTGCAGGGCAATTAGGCCATAAAGGAATAGAAATGCTTAACAGACATTATGGCGCGTTTATTGAGCAAAGCGGGGAAAGATACCAGCCGAAACAGGGATTCGCTGATGTTTCGGCCAAACTATTCTAG